Part of the Neovison vison isolate M4711 chromosome 14, ASM_NN_V1, whole genome shotgun sequence genome is shown below.
ACTCCGAACCCCACGGGATCCAGTTAATTAGTGGGCTCCCCTGCCCCAGcttctgcttcctccctgccagCTCTGGGGGCTGGCCCCATCTCGGTGATGCAACTAGATGGAGACCCAGAGATGCTGTGGGACACGAGTTCTGCCCAATCTAGGTGGGATATGCCAATTTCATTACTTAGGCAAGCTCCAGTCAGACCTGGAGGACACATCCTTCCTGAACATAAAGCAAGAAGGACTCAAGGCTGTGGGGTCCCTCCCTGGCTGCATCCAATACCTTTGCAGCTCGTCAACCCCTCCTCCCGCCCCAACCACCAAAGgctcaggaaagttgagtaacagTCAGATGAAAAAAACTAAATCTCAGGTTAAGGAGCCTGAACCACAGAGCCAGAAATTGGAGCAGCTTGGTTTCAAAATCAGACCTGGTCCCAGTTGTGGGGAGCCGACCACTGCTTGGGGACATCCCATAACCACCAGCCCTGCTTGGCTGCTACAGCCCTGAGTGTTCCCTGTAGAGACCCAAGGGAGCATCAGGGCACCAGCCTTCAGATGGAGGGCCCAGCCTGCCAGATGGTCCTGAGGGAGGAGGCGGCCAGACCCCCGCCCAGCACGTGGCACAGCCGCAGGAGCAGTCAGGGCCTGGATGCCGGCCGGGGACCCTGCTGGGTGGTCCCCCACGGGCTGCGTGGCTGAGCCGCCCCCTCCAGACCCCTCCCGCCGGCGCATTCCTGgctccccggcccctcccccggttCCCGGGCCtctcagccccctcccccgcTGGCCCAGCCAGTGTCTGAATCTGCTTCTGATTCCGGCTCTGCCGACGaggccccctcctctcccctccctccttccccggcCCGAGCAGCCCCGCCCCCGGCTGGGCCCAGGCTTGCGCCTactgcgccccccaccccctcctggcaCAGCTTGCCCGCCCTCGCTACAGTCGGGAGGAGGCGGCGGCCCGGGCGCCCCAGGCCCCGCCCGCCCTCGGCCCTTCCCGGGAGGCCGGGAGACCTGCTCGACCCGGCCCTCGGTGGGTGAGTGCAGCGGCGGGCGACGGGTGGGGCCTCCGCGGGCGGAGGCGCCGGGAGCTGGGGCGACTCCTGTCAACGCTCCAGGCCCAGCGGGAGGACGCGCCAGCATCCCCGCTGTTGCGCTTGGCCCGGGGCGTGCCCGCGGCTGCTCCCACCTCTTGGCCCCGACTGGGGCCGCCCGGGATTGCGCGGCATTGCGGGCCAGCGGGCAGAGCCTCGGATCCAAGCTCTTTCAACCCGAGGGCAGCGGCGTGGGGCCCGGCGGGCTGGCTGATTCACCGCGGCTCCGGCCATGCCCGGCTGGCCCTGGGGGCTGCTGCTGACCGCTGGCACGCTTTCCGCCGCGCTGAGCCTGGGCCCGCCAGCGCCCGCCGACCCCTGCCATGACGACGGGGGCGCGCCCCGCGGCTGCGTGCCGGGCCTGGTGAACGCCGCCTTGGGCCGTGAGGTTCTGGCGTCCAGCACGTGCGGGCGGCCGGCCACGCGGGCCTGTGATGCCTCGGACCCGAGGCGGGCACACCCCGCTGCCCTCCTGACCTCGGCGGGGAGCACCACAAGCCCTGTGTGCTGGCGTTCGGATTCACTcacgcaggtgccccacaatGTGACTCTCACGGTGCCCCTGGGCAAGGCTTTTGAGCTGGTGTTCGTGAGCTTGCGCTTCTGCTCTGCGCCCCCGGCCTCGGTGGCCCTGCTCAAGTCACAGGACCATGGCCGCAGCTGGGCCCCACTGGGCTTCTTCTCCTCCCGCTGTGGCCTGGACTACGGCCGCCTACCTGCCTCTGCTGACGGCCCACCTGGCCCAGGGCCTGAAGCTCTGTGCTTCCCTGAGCCCCAGGTCCAGCCTGATGGCGGTGGCCTCCTGGCTTTCAGCGTGCAGGACGGAAGCCCACCAGGCCTGGATCTGGACAGCAGCCCAGTTCTCCAAGACTGGGTGACTGCCACAGACATTCAACTAGTGCTCACAAGGCCTGCTGTGCTGGGGGACGCCAGGGACTCCATGGCCATGGTCCCTTACTCCTACTCAGCTACTGAGCTCCAGGTGGGCGGGCGCTGCAAGTGCAATGGGCATGCCTCAAGGTGCCTGCTGGACACTCAGGGCCACCTGATCTGCGACTGCCAGCATGGCACCGAGGGCCCCGACTGCGGCCGCTGCAAGCCCTTCTACTGCGACAGGCCATGGCAGCGGGCCACGGCCCGGGAAGCCCACGCCTGCCTTGGTGAGGCCTTGGAGGGTGGCCTGGGGATCCTGGACCAGGCCAGCCTGCCCCTGACCCATCCCTTCCTGCAGCTTGCTCCTGCAATGGCCATGCCCGCCGCTGCCGCTTCAACATGGAGCTGTACCGACTGTCCGGCCGTCGCAGCGGCGGCGTCTGTCTCAACTGCCGGCACAATACCGCAGGCCGTCACTGCCACTACTGCCGGGAAGGCTTCTATCGCGACCCTGGGCGTGCCCTGAGTGACCGCCATGCTTGCAGGGGTGAGCCTGCCACCAGCTACCTGCACATCTTCACCTTCTCGTTTCCCGCATCCCCACATGGGCTTCTAACCATCCTGTCTCTGTCCTCAGCATGTGACTGTCACCCTGTTGGTGCCGCTGGCAAAACCTGCAACCAGACCACAGGCCAGTGTCCCTGCAAGGACGGCGTCACCGGCCTCACCTGTAATCGCTGCGCCCCTGGCTTCCAGCAGAGCCGCTCTCCAGTGGCCCCCTGTGTTAGTGAGTGACCTTGCCCTCCTTTAGCCTCCTCAGCTGAGTCCACCCACGCCAGCTCCCTGCTGGTGCCGGCTTGTCCCCTGAGCCCTCCCTGCACATGGTCCCTCTTCAGTGCAGTCCGTTCTTTCATCCTGTTCGCAGAGATTCCTGCCCCTGGACCCACTGAGGAGAGCAGCCCTGTGGCACCCCAGGGTGAGTGGACCCAGAACAAGGTCCCAGATTGGCATGAGCGTGGGGGAAGGCTTTGGgttcaaggaaggaaggaggaaagggtggGATAGGGAGGTGGGGATTCTGTGCCAGCCTCCACACCCCCTCCAGACTGCGACTTGCACTGCAAACCAGCCCGGGGCAGTTACCGCATCAGCTTGAAGAAGTTCTGCAGGAAAGACTATGGTAGGCTCCTGCCCTCACCCTCTCGCCTTGCTCTtttccctccctgggcctccgACTATCGCTGCCCCCGCCTTGTCAGCTCCCGGTGGCCTCTcgatgccctcccccaccccagcgctTAGTGCCCGCCACCCCGTTCGGTCCCTTTCGCTCTCCCCCTTTGCCACACCGCTGGCGCGCGGTGCTCCTCCGCACGGCCCGCCCCCTCACAGCTCCGCCCCCACTTGACCCCGCCCCCTCTCGCCCTCCCCGCAGCGGTGCAGGTGGCGGTGGGCGCGCGCGGCGAGGCGCGCGGCTCGTGGACGCGCTTCCCGGTGGCAGTGCTTGCAGTGTTCCGGAGCGGCGAGGAGCGCGCGAGGCGGGGGAGCAGCGCGCTGTGGGTGCCCGCGCGGGACGCGGCCTGCGGCTGCCCACGCCTGCTACCGGGGCGCCGCTACCTGCTGCTCGGTGGCGGGCCAGGGACCGCGGTCGGGGGCCGAGGGCCCGGGCTCAGCGCCACCCGAGGGAGCCTCGTGCTGCCCTGGCGCGATGCGTGGACGCGGCGCCTGCGGAGGCTGCAGCGGCGTGAGCGGCGGGGTCGCTGTGGGACGGCCTGAGCCCGAAGCGCGGGCGGGGCGCTGCCTCCACATCGAGGAGTTCATCCACTGCATCCGCCCGCAGCGGAGTCTTTGCTGGCGTCGCGCGCGTCGCCATCTAGGCCCTCCCCCGACCGTGCCCAGCGACTCCTTCGATGCCACGCGCCCATGCATGCGAGGGCCGTGACGGACGCAGCGACACCCCACCCTGACAGAGAGGGATGTGATGGCCCCAGAGAGCTGCTTCGAGGCTCCCTTAGGCAGCTGCCATCCCATCCTCGCATTATCTTCCCCCTCCAAGGGACACTGCGATAGTCTCAGAAGGCTGGGAGCCCCCTGGGGGGCCGAACTACACTTCGAGGCTCTGCGAACACCCTAAGGGCCGCTGAGACTCCCCCACCAGCGATGCAGTGACCCCTCAGAGCGCATTCTCAGCTTTCCAAAAGGCACCGTGACCCTCTCCCAACAGATACGAACCCAGTTGTGATGCCAGGACCCACCTAAGGTCTGAAAACTCCCCAAGGGCTGCGGGGGCTTCAACCCTCACGGACTCTGATCTCCACAGACGCCCGTGGACCCCCGCGGGGCTCGGGGGCACCggctcccccgccccctgccgggACCCGCAGAGGGCGCTGTGACTCCTCCCCCAGCGAGGACGATCGCCTCCGGTCCTCGTCTGCCCGCCTGTCACCTCCGCCTGCCCTGCCTCTGCCGCTTGGGCGTCCGGGTCCCTATCCCCGCTGCGTCTCTGCCTGAGTTCGGCCCCTTTCTTGGCCTGCTGTATCCCTGTCCTGTCTCCGTCCGGCTGTCTCTCTCGGCCTCGGACTTAGGGCTCCTCAGCTCAGGTCCCGCCCGTAGGACCCCCTGCGCACCCTCTCCGCCTGCTCGGGACCGGACGTCGTGTCCACGCAGACGAGCGTTCCCCGGTCTACGCGTGACCCGGCGGGGCGGCGACTCTGGCTGGCAGCCCTCTCGGCTCCGGACGCCCCCAGCCTTGCCTTCGGCTGGACCTCGCATCCCCCGCCCACTCGGCTTGCGCCCCTCGGCGTAGGGACCGGATTCTGGCCAACGCCGGCTCCCGCGGCCCGGCGGCAGGGCGCCAGCGCGCATGCCCAGAGCCCGCCGCGGCCGAGACCCGCGGGCGCCCGGGGTGGGCAGCCGGCGGCGCGTGctcggcgggggcgggggcggggccgcgtGCGCGCGTGCGCAGAAGGGCCCGCGCTCAGTCGCTCGGCCAGCTGAGGAGAAGCGGCACGGCGCGGCGGGCGGAGGTGGGTGCGCGGTCGGCTCGGCGGGCGGGGGGCGTGACGGCCCCGCGCAGGGCCGGGTCGCCGGCTGTCAGCGCGGCGGGGGCGTGCTGAGGGAGGGGACGTGGGGAAGGGCTGCGGGGCCTCCGTCCGAGGAGGGGCGCTGGGGCCGGCCGTGGCGCGGGTAGGGGTCCGGACCCCGTGCGCCCGGGTTCCGCGGCCGTCCGCCTGGCCCTGCCCGCCCTCCTCCGGCTGGGCCCCGCGGACCGAGCGCCGGGCGCgaggggcccagggcaggggcccaTCTCAGCCCAGCCCGACGCCCACCgcggcggcagggcctacgcccccccttccccccaccagccGAGGTCCGCGGTCGGCCCAGGGCGAAGCGTAGGAAAGAGCTGTTCCTGTGTCACTCTTTTCTCGGGGCACTTTCCGGTTCTGCGGGGTAGGAAATCCTCTCCTGGACTCGAAATTGCAACAGATTCTCTGATAACGTTCTGCCCTTGAAGACCTGCAACTGCTCTCCTCTGGGCCCTCTGCTTGCCCCAGGATGACCCGCCGGCCCACGTGCCGCCCAGGTACCTGTCTGCCCAGCCTCGGAGCCCTTGGCCTGGCTGCTGTGCCAGGCGGCAGCCATCCTCCAGGCCTTGCCTGCGGAAGGGAGCATTTCGGCAGGGCCCCTGGCGCTGTGCTTTCCGAGCCTTGAGTAGGCACAGCTGGAGGTTGGGCATAGGCTGCACCCGGTGCGGGTTTTCTTTGGGCAGGGGTGCTGGTGGCCTGGCTGCAGGTTTTCATTGATGACCTCACTCCATACAGGGACAGACGCTGTGGGGTTCCTGGAGTGCCACTGGCTGGACTGACATTAAAGGCCAAAGGTTGTCTAAGAGCCACCTGGGCTATGGGGAGGCCCAGGTAGTCTGAAGATAGCAGTGTGCACGGGAGCCACAGGCCTGGTGGCCAGTGGCTCTGTGGCTATGGTGGTGATGCTGGCATTCTGGTGTTTGCCCATTTTCTTATTCCTAGTCAGGAGTCTGTCTGCTTTTCCGGGGTCAATAGGGGCACTCGAAGCTGGTTTTCATTATTTCGATGTATATTTGGTCAGCTGTCAGAGGGCgaattacaaaaaacaaaaaacaccccctctgcccccccaaaaCCCCATTATTCCACAGATGTAGCTGTTTCCTCCACTTGAGGATGAGGGCTCGCACCAGACCCCTGTAACTGTTTGCTTAATTGTCTTGGAGCCAAGCATGCAGGTCCTATTCATTTGAAGGGGTATAGGCTTTGAGAAGCAAACCTAAGTAAGAAAAGTTCAGGGACTCTCACGAAGGTTTTGCACTTAGCCCTAGCCGGGGGTGCAGCCCCTCACGCACTTCTTTTGCTCTGAAGCTTGGTCCTCGACTAATCTTCTCAGCCCTCGGATTAAGTCTTTACGTGAAGCACTTATCTGGTGCAAGTGGTCTGTTTGGAAGCTTGTCTCTCCCTGTGAACAGGGTGAGAGCCACGTCACGTTCATCTTTGCTCCCTTATTATTGTCTGGCATGGAGTGGGCAGGCGGGTATCTCTGAACAGCTGTTGAAATGAACCAAGGTCCTGAAGCTAGCATAGTAATTCCCGTCTGGGTTAAGGGTGACCTTCGGGGAACGTAGACGTCACCTGGACAGGCTTCTCATAACAGTAATAAAATTCACCCCCGAGTCTGCAGGTTCACCTGCAGGTGGGCCCCGGCGCACCTGCCAGGACCGTCCAGCAGGCCAAGTGACCTTGGGTACACCATGTTGCTCCTAATTCCAGTTGTGGTCTGAGCCAACCTCAGAAGACATATTTGAGTGTTTGCTTTTAGATGGTTTCTGGTTTGAAGTACATAAGAACAACAAAGCAGGTTATAAAAAAGCACTTAACATTTACCCTGTTCAATGTTTTACCCGTTGAAGCATACCTTTCCTGTTATGACAACTCTGTCTGTGGAAGAAAGAAGCCCTTTTCCACTCAAAGCCGCATTTTCAGTGGCTGTTGCAAATGTCACTTtccaaatggaaataatatcagagggagaaaaaaaaacacctcaggcATTTTATTAAGAACCCACTTGAATTCTTTATTCGGTCCTTTTCATTATGCTTTTAACACAAATTTATCGAGATCCTACTGTTCTTGGTACAAGGAGGCCCTATGCGGGAGACCGTGTGCCAGAGCTGGCCGCATAGGGAGGAGGGGACTGCTGTGTGGGACTGGTGGTGGGGAGCAGTAGCCTCTGGCTGTGCAGAGGGGAGAGATCAGTAGCCTCTGGCTGCCCTTCCGTAGGGATTCCTAGGAAGGACTTGAGCTAAATTTTCACAAAAGAATAGATGTGGCGAGGCCGTGTAAGGGAAAGAGGCTTCTGGGCAAAGGGACCATGCGTGTGCGGAGAGAAAGGCCTGACGATCTCACACCCTGTAGTTGAAGGAAGGGCCTCGGGAGACTCCGGAGGTCAGGGAAAGTGAGGCTGGTGGCAGACTGGGAAAGAGGGTTTGAGTTCCAGGCTCAGGTTTGAACTTTACCCTGAGAGCAGTGGGGAGCAAGCCCCCAAAGGGTCTCGGGTTCGTGAGTGACTGATGTGATTGTCCTCTCAGTGGGGGACCAGGCAGCGGTAGCAGTGTTGGGTGGTGAAGGCCTGCACTGAGTCAGAAGCCGTTAAGGGGCCACAGAAGCCTCCCTAGCCAGACATAGCCCCAGCGCAGAGGAAGGGTGCCGGGggacagaaaggagagagggaccaTGGGACAGGTGGCTGTAGGGAGGGGAAgagccagggagaagggaggcgTAAGGAACATTCCAAGAGTGGGTGACTGCAGTTGGCGGCCCCGTGCCACACACACAGGGTGCTAGAAGGAAGCTGGTTTGGGGGAAGGTGACAACTTCCGGTTGGAGATGTTGAGCTGAAGGTCAGTAAGGCTTCCCTTACTGACTGGGAGGTGGGTGTACATTAGTCTAGAGCCAGGGAGAGTGTCCTGGGCTGGGGAGCATTCGCGGGACTCCTTCCAGTGGTGCTGAAGTCGCAGGACTGGGGTGGGTCTCCCAAGGGCTGTGTATGGAGTAAGCAAGAGAAACCTGGAGGGATCTGAAGTTTTATGTCCGTATGGGAAGAGGGTGGGCAAGGTAATGGAAGTCAGATTCATAAGCCCTTGCCTGGGAGCCTGGGGGCAGGATCGTGGGGTTCTTCTTTGTCACAGGGCCCCAGTTTGTTGGTTAGAGTAAACAGCGAAATGTAAGATCCTCAAGGTGCAAAATCAGATGATTGATGCCAGGGGCCTTTCTATCTCATGGCTTTATGTGCCTTTTGGGAAACCCAGATTGTCACTTATCTCAAAGGATCTCATTTCCCTGTAGATGAGGAGTTGGTCCCCTCAGAGCATTCTTAGTTAGATCTCTGAAAAAAGTGTTTTTCACACCCAGAAACCAATTCAAAGTTACAGAATTCTCGAGGCCCCCTTGCTGTACCTCTGGGACCCCAGTTTCTGTGTGGTACACCAGCATTAGCAGCAAGCAGGACTTGGGAAAGATTCTCGATGCTCTCTCGAGCAAGTATGTGGTGCCCCTTCTGTCTTCTCCCACACCTGGGGGCTGacggggagagggtggggaaagaCCCATGTTGCAAAAGgagcctctctctgccctcaggtGGCACAGGACCCCACAGGGCTGGTCTGGCCTTCAGATAAGTGCACACTGGGCTGTTAGAAGTTATCTTTGTCTGTGAAGGAACGTGCTCCTCACTTAGGGCACCCGAGACAAGATCTCATTCTGTCCCATGGTGGTTATGTCCCCCCAGCTGGCTGTGGGACCTTATCAATCTCCCCTGGGTGTTGCACAAGGACCTGCTGGCAAGGGTCACATGGGAGCGGTCATGGTTtctccctccagcctcccttGCTGCTCTCCCTTTTTACAGGTGATCCGGAACATACTAGATATGGCTTGGCCTGTTTCCCATAATCTGAAACTGTGTCTTCCTAGTGGTTACACAATTTTAATTGGGTACCACACACAGTGAGGGGTGTTGCTTACTGATGGGGGATTCTGTTACCAATAAAAGTCTTACTGTGTAGTATTTTAAATGTAGTTCTTACCTGCTCCCACTGAACGCTTCCCTCCCCATTCTGTCCCTTCAGCATTTCCTTGTATCATTTTGCCGGGGTTCTCTCTCTTCAGGAATTCCTTGTCCAGCAAGGATCATTCTAGCCTTTAAATCTTGGTAAAGCTGCCAGACTTAGAAAGACCCAAGTGTACACATTAATTCCTCCTGCCTCAGACAGCCTTCCCTGCCCTTTGGgactgtccctccccactgcctagTACACGCCAGGCCTTGGTCTCAGGTCCTTTGGCTTCTGGGATCCCATGCAGCTGGACTGTATGACGTTTAGTCATCTGCGCTGTGGATGGTGGTCAGTGGCCTGTCCTCTTAAAGACTGTAGGGCTCACTGCCCCGAGTAGCTGTGCCCCCTGATTCCCTGTCCTGGGCCCAGGTTGTCACTTCTTCCTGGGCCAGGGCCTCCTTGTCCTGCAGGACCCTGCTGAGGCACCCGACACCCTGTGCTTTCCTCTCTGCGCACCTGCATCTCGGTTGGCGTGGTCCATCCCTCTATGTCCCCATGGGCAGCGGCTCATGGAGAGCTTGTGTCTTTGTATCCAGCACTTGGTACCAGGTGCCCAGGAAGTGTTTTGAATGCCTATTGAAATGATTATGACTGCAAGACTCCCTCTCGCCCCAGCTTTGTCGTGAGGTCTAAAAATACTTGCTCGAGAACCTGCTCTGTGCCCAGCCTTCTGAGGCACACCTGTGACAGGCACCTTGCTTGGAATTCAGACTGGTTGGAATTCTGATGCTGCCGACGGGCGAGACCTCTTTTCCTGCTTCTCATTCTGTGTAGCTGGCTTATGTTTCCCGTGCCCTGGGGGTGTTTGCTCACACCTGCTCTTGGGAAGACCCTGTTTTGCCGGGAAGATCCAGATCCCGCATTAGCAGAACCCCATTCCAGCTTTAGCCCCTGCCTGTGGGCAgaccaggccaggccaggctggggcaAAGGTGTTTGACCCAACAGAGGGCCATAGGGGACTCTTTGGAGTGCCTAACAGGGACCTGTTCCAGGTCCTGTGCTCAGGTGTCATTGGTAAGACCTGCATTTGAACTTCTGCCTGGAGACGGGCAGACAGGCCAGCCAGCTGTGCTGTGATTAATGC
Proteins encoded:
- the NTN3 gene encoding netrin-3 translates to MPGWPWGLLLTAGTLSAALSLGPPAPADPCHDDGGAPRGCVPGLVNAALGREVLASSTCGRPATRACDASDPRRAHPAALLTSAGSTTSPVCWRSDSLTQVPHNVTLTVPLGKAFELVFVSLRFCSAPPASVALLKSQDHGRSWAPLGFFSSRCGLDYGRLPASADGPPGPGPEALCFPEPQVQPDGGGLLAFSVQDGSPPGLDLDSSPVLQDWVTATDIQLVLTRPAVLGDARDSMAMVPYSYSATELQVGGRCKCNGHASRCLLDTQGHLICDCQHGTEGPDCGRCKPFYCDRPWQRATAREAHACLACSCNGHARRCRFNMELYRLSGRRSGGVCLNCRHNTAGRHCHYCREGFYRDPGRALSDRHACRACDCHPVGAAGKTCNQTTGQCPCKDGVTGLTCNRCAPGFQQSRSPVAPCVKIPAPGPTEESSPVAPQDCDLHCKPARGSYRISLKKFCRKDYAVQVAVGARGEARGSWTRFPVAVLAVFRSGEERARRGSSALWVPARDAACGCPRLLPGRRYLLLGGGPGTAVGGRGPGLSATRGSLVLPWRDAWTRRLRRLQRRERRGRCGTA